aagcaaaagtgTTGGTTTGTACTTTGACACTGGAAGCTCTAGTCTGAACACAATATtatttagagattaaaaaaaaatttaattgatatATAGCtagtttacaatgtgttagtttctagtatatgtaaagtgattcagttctccatatacatatgtttatatatatattattttctattatggttaattacaggatattgaatatagttccctgggttATACAGTAAggccttgtttatctattttatatatagtagttgcgcatctgttaatccccaaactcccaatttgttctcaccccctttcccctttggtaaccataagtttattttctatgtttttgagtctttttctgttttgtaaataaattcatttacatcatattttagattatttagaagtattttctAAGCTAAAGTTTTCAAGCTTGTTTTTTCTCAGGAATAATCGGAGTTGTTTCTTGGTTTCAGACTCCTGGAATTCCATCCACTAGAAGGCCAACAATGATCTTCCTGTCCAGTGTTGTCAGCATGCTGTGCTGCCTTTCAAACAAGTATGGGGTGTTTAGAGTAAGGTGTCCCCAACAGGAGTCCTATAGTATCATGGTAGAAATAGTTATTATTCACTGAGCACTCACTGAGTGTCATAAACAATCATTCCTATTCCTTATAACATCCCATAAGAAAATTCTGATCACCATtttatacagatgagaaaactgaagatttGAGAGTTTAAGAaacatgtccaaggtcacacaacttgGTAAGTAAACAGAACTGCCTTTGAACCCAGCGACTCTAACAGCAGAGGTAATGTGGCTAACTCCAGAGTCCTACTGCTTGTATCCCCTCATGAACATCACAACTTATATTAAtagtaaaggctctgagaagtcttgCAATTGAGAGTCCTGGTTAAACTTGTGTAATCTTGTGACTGTAGAAGCTGTGTCGGCTGATTAAGGCATTCATTAGACACTTGTACAATGTCTTGAACATAGTAGGTACTTACTAAATGATTGATGAGCAAACAAAATAGGTAACTCAGTTAAATCATAATTATTAAAGAAGTTAAATAGCAACAACTCAAACTTAGAATTTTTTTCAACATATCAatgttaaaaactattttaatattaCAAATGGTTGAATGacctttcatttactttttaatagtTACCTTTATTATAATCCCTTAACCAAACAGACTACAAACCTGTTATGCCCTGGACCGAAACCGGCTCCACGCAGCTGGCCTTCAAAGGAATGGAATTTACTTTGGCATACTCCTATATACGATGCTTTTCCAAGGCCAAATCCTAAGATACCAGCAACTGTAAAAGCAGGTTAGGAAAgataaacaatttaaatatttggAACCTCTGTTGTCTGCTAGAACTTTCTTTATTAACAGCAATAATTCTTATAGCAAAAGTACCTTACTAAATCAATGAGCAAAAACTCTGGGAATGAAGCTCTCTATTAAAGAACAGGATTGGGAACTAGAGACTTTTTGATCTCCTCAGTTTTGAACTGGAGATAGAAGGGCCAGGATACAGCAAGCCAAGGTGATGCTCTGACACGGGCAGCCAGAGGGCGGCCCAACTGGCAGACCAGTCTGTGAAGTCACCCAGGAAGGGACAGGTGGGACTTGAGTTGTGGCTCTGGGTAGCCTCCAAATCACTAGGTAGGAGACCCCTTAATTCTCTGTATGATGGAGTATGGGGAGACACATTATCTtgcaggcaggggagggaggtCACGAGGCAGGACCATGGAAAACATTTCTAACCTGCTATTCTTGCCGGGAATGAGGTTTTGGATGGTACACCAGAATGCATCTTCTGTGGGCTTAAAAGGTCTCTGCATAATCAGTGCAAGAAGGTGAAAGCCTAAGTTTATGGTAAATGTATAttagaaaacaggcttccctggtggtttagtggtaaagaatctgcctgcccgtgTAGGacactcaggttcagtccctgagttatgaagtgcccctggaggaggaaatgacaacccactccagtattcttgcctggagaatcccacggacagaggagcctggtgggctacagtccatggggttgtgaaaaagttggacatgactcagcaactaaacaacaacgttaTCAGAAAgccctgattttaaaaaaactattaattTATCACGTCCattatagaaaatatttggaaaagattggcttaaataaaaaattaaaatccccTGTGGAGCTGTTGTTCAGAGGCTATGCTGGCAAtgtcctcttgtgtctcctgccaggCCCTCCTAGGCCACGCTTCAGAGAAGACTAAGGTGAAGTCCCTACTGCTCAGCTTTCAGTCAGAAAGTGTCGAATGAACTAAAAAACTGCAACGTGGCAAAAAATGGACACTAGTGTTTCAGAGAGGTTGACCTGGACATTCCTATCTCCAGTTACTATAaacatttcctttttataaaaatgaatcttTGTTTAACTTCTATCACTTACGTGCAACTTTAGGCAATGAACCAAATCTTGGATTTGCTGCTAAATAACCTAGGAAGTAATGTATAAAgacattattatttcattttataacatttaaattcATAAAGGATAAAGAAGTCTTAATTTCATCTGCAAATTTAATTTCCCTTTGCCATGTAACCTAACACAGTCACTCATTCCAGGGAAGAGGACATCTCTGGGAAAGAAGTATGAGGACATAGACTAGAAACAGTCTAAAGCCTGCATAAATAAATCCTTCACCAAAACAGAAATGCCAAGTATTGTACCAAAACCTGCCAGGAAGACCACAGGAAACTGGATTCTCTTAAGTTAAAACATTTACTAAATACCGACTCTTACCATGATGGACCAGTCCTTGGGTGACAAGCATGCTTACAAGAGAAAAAGGCAGAGCTGTAAAACAAAAAAGCCCTTAAGTATTGGTATTTTGAAATTTGGCACCTCCCCTAGAGGTCAGGGAGAATTACTCtggtttttttcttcttactttgGCAGTGAGATCTTAGTCATTTGTTACTTTACTTATTTGACAAATATTAAGCACCACATGGAGAATTTTCTTGGGGTCTGTCCCAGGCACTCAACCTAATGCACAGCATTAACATAACAAAATCTAGACTCCCTGCAATTCCATCTCCCAACACCCACCATGCATCATGACTCTCATCACCACATACAACATAGGCATCTTTGTGTGAGTGTGCACTGAGCTGGGGAATTTGGGAGTTGCCGTGAGCTGTATAGTTAGTAAATTTCAATCCtgcaaaaaagtttttttttttaaaaggacaatAAAATGCACATCCTGTTTAGGATAGTGCCCTGCTTTTGTCTTTTAATGCCATTTTATTGCATGATTTGGatatgtttattttctgaaaattactATATTTGCAGTAAACATGGGCAATGTttagagatgatttttaaaaacagacacattggTCTGGCAAAAGCAGTTTCTAGTCAAAATGTGTCAAATGACTTCTTCCCCAGCAGGGAGAAgtgattatatacatatatatataatcttatatatattaacagcattattatataatatatattattttatatatatatatttgatttggCTTAGTTGCTAGCTCTTCCTAGTAACCAAGCCAAATCAAATAGCAACCAGCTTTTCCACTCAGATCTATCTACCTGATGGTAGGCAAATGAGTCATACTGTAATGTTAATCTACTAGGGGCTTACTTCAATAACTTACTCATGGGTtatcagaaaataatttctaacaGCATAATCAATAAACAGTAATGCATAGCAAATATCAACTTCTAAGCAGTGTTATTTCCAAAACAATTGATACTGGATTTAAATGATTTAAGAAATCAAAATGagtatttcaaagtaaaattatctctatgCCAGCAATAATGGGACTATATCTACAGGCTCTAGTAtgacattttcaaatgaaaagtcatgaatttttaaaattagatgggACTTTAACGCACTGCCTGAATTCACACCCTTGTCGTATATAAAGCAggcccagaaagagaaagagacttgACAGAAAAAGTTATTTCAAGACACTGTAAGGGAAGTATTAACAGAATGCTCCCActcttcattcattccacaaatatttaactGGTTCACATATTTTTATACATGAAGCACTGTGCTTGGCTCTAGGAGGGCGCAATGAACCTGAACTTGATGAAGGTTAGAGTCCAGTGGAAATGAGGAAGGTCTACTCTTTCAAGAAATTCTAAGTTAACACTTTTGGTTCACTTTCTCGGTCACATGAAGGAAAGTGTTAGGGGTGAATCACTTTTTGCTAAGGAGGGTCAACAGCTCCTGCATCAGATATTGTCCCTGCCCTTAAAAAAGTCTCAATATGAATTTAAATTCCAAACAGCCTCAGATACCAACGTTCTTCCCGGAATTATGCAAAGTtcctgctcaaaaaaaaaaaatcattacgaTAATTCTAATATGATATTAGGCAGTTTATATTAGGCAGCAAATAAAGTGTTAACAACAATTAAGAGGGGTGCGATTACCTCTCTTCCAGAAACTTTCTTCTTGACATTCCCGGATAATCTTTGAAATCTCTGATCTGTGGATGTGCAGTTTTGATTTTGGACAAAACAACAGACTCTGCAAGAGAAGTTACATGATGAGTTGACTGAAATCATCAGAAAAGCATCTGTTCTATTTTCCCCCCGAGGAGGGCAAGGAGGTCTCTTCCCTCTGGTCTCACAGTGTGTGTGCCTTAGATCCCGGCTGCCAGCACTGAGCAATAGCCAGTTTCAGCCAGTGCTTTCCAGATGCAAGCGCTGGGTGAACTTGagcaagaaaagaatttttttgagAAGCAAACAGTGATTCATGGTTGAGCTAGCATAAAGCAGATATCTGGTCAGAATGCATTACTGCTGAGgccacattttctttcttaaatatttttttaactaggctgcaccagtactcttgcctggagaatcccagggacggcagagcctggtgggctgctgtctatggggtcgcactgagtcggacacaactgaagcgacttagcagcagcagcagcaccagttcttagttgtggcatgcgggctctagttccctaaccagggactgaaccctggctccctgcattggaagctcagagtcttagcccctagaccaccagcgaagtccccacATTTTCTTCTTACTTCTAGCCTCTGCACACAGTCACTTCCCCTGCAATTCTACTCACTCTCTGGGTTGTaatcttttgttgttcagtgactcattaattttttattatggtaaaataccCATAAtagttaccattttaaccatcttacttaaaaatttttttcatactctggtatactttattttttaaaaaattctatattgaagtatagttggtttacaaaaATGTGTTTAACCATCGTATACGATAAAAAGTATACAATAAATGGCATTAAGTATATCTATAATATTGTGCAGCCATATCTATCtagttccagaactttttcatcaccctCAAAGGAAATTCCATACCCATCGAGGAGTCTCTCCTCATTCCCTAATCACCTAGCAACCAttaatctgcttatttaacttatatgcagagtacatcatgagaaacgctgggctggaagaagcataagctggaatcaagattgccgggagaaatatcaataacctcagatatgcagatgacaccaccctatggcagaaagtgaagaggaactagaaagcctcttgatgaaggtgaaagaggagagtgaaaaagttggcttaaagctcaacattcagaaaacgaagaccatggcatctggtcccatcacttcatgggaaatagatggggaaaccatggaaacagtgtcagactttattttggggggctccaaaatcactgcagatcgtgactgcagtcatgaaattaaaagacgcttactccttggaagaaaagttatgaccaacctagatagcatatttaaaagcagagacattactttaccaataaaggtctgtctagtcaaggttatggtttttccagtggtcatgtatggatgtgagagttggactgtgaagaaagctgagtgccaaaaaattgatgcttttgaagtgtggtgttggagaagactcttgagagtcccttggactgcaaggagatccaaccagtccattctgaaggagatcagccctgggatttctttggagggaatgatgctaaagctgaagctccaatactttggccacctgatgcgaagagttgactcattggaaaagactctgatgctgggagggatcggtggcaggaggagaaggggatgacagaggatgagatggctggatggcatcactgacttgatggacgtgagtctgagtgaactccgggagttggtgatggacagggaggcctggcgtgctgcgattcatggggtcgcaaagagtcagacacgattgagcgactgaactgaactgattctggatATTTTGTACAAACAATATCATACAGCATGTGACCTTGTATGGCTAGCTTCTTTTCCTTTGTGTAATGTTTCgaaggttcatccacgttgtaacacgtatttcatttatttttatggctcagtaatgtTCCAGTGTATGCACATAAcacattctgtttatccattcatccattgctGGATATCTGGACTGTTTCCACTGtcgactattgtgaataatgctgctgtgaacattcctgTACAAGTTCTAGTTTTCCGCTCTGCTGGGCCATGttgtaactctgtgtttaacttattggggaactgccaaactgttttccagaggagCTGCACCATTCTAcaatcccaccaacaatgtatgaggttttcaatttttctatatccttgtcaacacttgttattttctgttttctttctttcctgttagtTGCACTGTGCAATTTATGGGatttagttcccctaccaggggttgaaccccagtatttcttttttaaaattagcacattaaatgcttttaatataaattattaatttgtttaaactaaaaaactaaattatttctgtttttgattgTGGTCATGCCAGTGGTTGTGAAATGGtggttgtgatttgcattttcctaatgactaatgacaTTAAGTATCTTTTCATCAGATTTTTGGCCatgtgtatatcttctttggagaaatacctacTCAagccctttgctcattttttaattaggttgtctttctgttgttgagttgtaagagctctttatatattatggatactaaacccttatcagatatataattcataaataatttttcccattctgtgggtgaTTCACTTGTTTTTTAGAAACAAACTTTATTGAAATTTTTCCTTAAATCACACTTATATTTCCTTGTTTGTGAATTACTTATGTAGGTCCTTTGCCTTTTATCTCCTGGAATTTTAG
This window of the Capra hircus breed San Clemente chromosome 6, ASM170441v1, whole genome shotgun sequence genome carries:
- the OCIAD2 gene encoding OCIA domain-containing protein 2; translated protein: MASVSTHENQEKGPHLPPPSKQSLLFCPKSKLHIHRSEISKIIRECQEESFWKRALPFSLVSMLVTQGLVHHGYLAANPRFGSLPKVALAGILGFGLGKASYIGVCQSKFHSFEGQLRGAGFGPGHNRHCLLTCEECKTKHGLSQERSSQPSTS